In Juglans regia cultivar Chandler chromosome 13, Walnut 2.0, whole genome shotgun sequence, the following proteins share a genomic window:
- the LOC108996982 gene encoding serine/threonine-protein kinase BRI1-like 2 has product MEGNPSQLIYHLALPISLFMLFVFVPGTEQNGFSTIKTDAQALLMFKKMIEKDPNGVLSGWKAERNPCNWQGISCSLGRVTKLDLTGFDLVGTISLDPLASLDMLSVLILSSNSFTINATSLLQLPYSLKQLDLSFTGLVGSVPENFFSRCPNLVYVNLSLNNMTGLLPETLLLNSDKLQILDLSYNKLTGSISGLKTDDSCSSLLHLDLSGNSIVGFLPSSLSNCTSLNNLSMNNNLLTGEIPASFGKLKNLQRLDLSTNHLTGWIPPELGNACESLLELRLSNNNITGSIPASLSSCSWLQILDLSNNNVSGPLPDSLFRNLGSLENLLLSNNLISGSIPSSISSCKSLRILDLSSNMISGVIPPDICPGAAMLEDLRAPYNLIVGEIPAELSQCSQLKTIDFSLNRLNGSIPAELGKLENLEQLIAWYNGLKGKIPKELGKCRNLKDLILNNNQLSGEIPVELLNCSNLEWISLTSNGLTGEIPPKLGQLSRLAALQLGNNSLSGQIPRELANCTNLVWLDLNSNKLTGEIPPRLGRQLGAKASNGILSGNTLVFVRNVGNSCKGVGGLLEFAGIRPDKLQQDPMLKTCDFTRLYSGPVLSLFTKYQTLEYLDLSYNQLRGKIPEEFGDIVALQVLALAHNQLSGEIPSSLGRLKNLGVFDASHNRLQGHIPDSFSNLSFLVQIDLSNNELTGQIPTRGQLSTLPASQYANNPGLCGVPLSECHNENDEPKTLANGDDNRGSRKPTAASWANSIVLGILISIASVCILIVWAIAMRARRKEAEEVKMLNTLQASHAATTWKIDKEKEPLSINVATFQRQLRKLKFSQLIEATNGFSAASLIGCGGFGEVFKATLKDGSSVAIKKLIRLSCQGDREFMAEMETLGKIKHRNLVPLLGYCKVGEERLLVYEFMEYGSLEEMLHGRVKTRDRRILTWDERKKIARGAAKGLCFLHHNCIPHIIHRDMKSSNVLLDNELEARVSDFGMARLISALDTHLSVSTLAGTPGYVPPEYYQSFRCTAKGDVYSLGVVLLELLTGKRPTDKEDFGDTNLVGWVKIKVREGKQMEVIDPDLLLVTKGTDEAEAEEVKEMIRYLEITLQCVDDFPSKRPNMLQVVAMLRELMPESASGSSNST; this is encoded by the coding sequence ATGGAGGGCAACCCATCTCAGCTTATCTATCATCTTGCTCTGCCAATTAGTCTCTTCATGCTGTTTGTTTTCGTCCCCGGGACCGAACAGAATGGGTTCTCAACGATCAAGACTGATGCACAAGCTCTTCTAATGTTCAAGAAGATGATAGAGAAGGACCCTAATGGAGTTTTGTCAGGATGGAAGGCTGAGAGGAATCCATGCAACTGGCAAGGAATTTCATGCTCTCTAGGACGAGTGACTAAGCTTGATCTCACGGGCTTTGACCTTGTTGGGACTATCTCCTTAGATCCTCTGGCTTCTCTAGATATGTTATCTGTTCTGATACTGTCTTCCAATTCATTTACCATAAATGCTACCTCTTTGCTTCAGCTTCCATACAGCTTAAAACAGCTTGATCTATCTTTTACTGGTCTTGTTGGTTCTGTCCCGGAGAACTTTTTCTCAAGGTGTCCCAATCTTGTTTACGTGAATCTTTCTCTAAACAATATGACGGGCTTGTTACCTGAAACTCTCTTATTGAATTCTGATAAACTGCAGATTCTTGACCTCTCTTATAACAAATTAACGGGGTCAATTTCTGGTTTGAAAACTGACGACTCTTGCAGTTCCTTGCTGCACCTAGATCTGTCTGGAAACAGTATCGTTGGTTTCCTCCCAAGCTCCCTTTCAAACTGCACTAGTCTCAACAATCTTAGTATGAATAACAACTTGCTCACCGGGGAAATCCCAGCATCTTTTGGGAAGCTCAAGAATTTACAGAGATTGGATCTCTCTACTAATCATCTTACTGGCTGGATCCCCCCCGAATTGGGAAATGCATGCGAATCACTCTTAGAACTTCGCCTTTCTAATAATAACATTACAGGCTCAATTCCAGCCTCCTTATCCTCTTGTTCTTGGTTGCAGATTCTTGATCTGTCTAATAACAACGTATCTGGTCCTTTACCAGATTCCCTATTTCGGAACCTTGGCTCGTTGGAGAACTTGTTGTTGAGTAACAACCTCATCTCTGGATCAATTCCTTCTTCTATATCATCTTGCAAAAGTTTACGTATTTTGGATTTGAGCTCCAACATGATTTCTGGTGTGATTCCGCCAGATATATGTCCAGGAGCTGCCATGCTCGAGGATCTGAGAGCTCCGTATAATCTAATTGTAGGAGAAATCCCCGCCGAGCTATCCCAATGCTCGCAGCTGAAGACCATTGATTTTAGCCTAAACCGTCTCAATGGTTCCATTCCGGCTGAGCTTGGGAAGCTTGAGAATCTTGAGCAGCTAATAGCATGGTACAATGGGTTGAAAGGGAAAATCCCCAAAGAGTTGGGCAAATGCAGGAATCTCAAGGATCTCATTCTTAATAACAATCAGCTGAGCGGCGAAATCCCGGTTGAATTGCTCAATTGCAGCAATCTTGAATGGATATCGCTCACAAGCAATGGACTCACAGGTGAAATCCCGCCCAAATTAGGTCAATTGTCAAGACTTGCCGCTTTGCAACTTGGGAACAACAGCTTGAGTGGGCAGATACCAAGAGAGCTAGCAAATTGCACCAATTTGGTCTGGCTGGACTTGAACAGTAACAAGCTTACTGGAGAGATCCCTCCGAGACTTGGCAGACAGCTTGGGGCGAAAGCATCAAACGGTATTCTCTCTGGCAACACTCTGGTGTTTGTGCGTAATGTGGGAAATTCTTGTAAAGGGGTCGGAGGTCTGTTAGAATTTGCTGGAATCCGACCAGACAAACTACAGCAGGACCCGATGCTGAAGACCTGTGATTTCACGAGACTGTATTCTGGTCCAGTCCTAAGCCTCTTTACAAAGTACCAAACTCTGGAGTATTTGGATCTTTCTTACAATCAACTTCGCGGTAAAATCCCCGAAGAGTTTGGAGACATTGTGGCCTTACAAGTTCTTGCATTAGCCCACAACCAGTTATCTGGTGAGATTCCCTCATCACTAGGCCGACTCAAAAATTTAGGCGTGTTTGATGCTTCCCATAACAGATTGCAGGGTCATATTCCAGATTCCTTCTCAAACCTGTCATTCTTGGTGCAAATTGACCTATCAAACAATGAGTTAACAGGGCAAATTCCAACGAGGGGACAACTTAGTACACTTCCTGCAAGCCAGTACGCGAACAACCCAGGACTTTGTGGGGTTCCACTGTCTGAATGCCACAATGAGAATGACGAACCAAAAACACTTGCAAATGGAGATGATAACAGAGGAAGTCGAAAGCCGACGGCCGCATCTTGGGCAAATAGCATTGTCTTGGGGATTCTCATTTCGATTGCTTCTGTCTGCATTCTCATTGTGTGGGCAATTGCAATGCGTGCAAGACGGAAGGAAGCAGAGGAAGTCAAGATGCTTAATACCTTGCAAGCATCCCATGCTGCCACCACGTGGAAGATTGACAAAGAGAAAGAGCCATTGAGCATTAATGTGGCAACCTTCCAAAGGCAGCTGAGGAAACTCAAGTTCTCCCAACTGATTGAGGCTACCAATGGCTTCTCCGCAGCTAGCCTGATTGGGTGTGGAGGGTTTGGAGAAGTGTTCAAGGCCACGCTAAAAGATGGGTCGAGTGTTGCAATCAAGAAGCTCATAAGATTGAGCTGCCAGGGTGACCGAGAATTCATGGCCGAGATGGAAACTTTGGGGAAGATCAAGCATAGGAATCTTGTACCCCTGTTGGGTTATTGCAAAGTTGGCGAGGAGAGACTCCTTGTGTATGAATTCATGGAGTACGGAAGCCTGGAAGAAATGCTTCATGGGAGAGTAAAGACACGAGATCGACGGATTCTGACATGggatgagagaaaaaagattgCGAGAGGTGCAGCAAAAGGGCTGTGTTTCCTACATCACAACTGCATCCCACACATAATTCACAGGGACATGAAGTCGAGCAATGTACTACTAGACAACGAATTGGAAGCCAGGGTTTCTGATTTTGGAATGGCAAGACTCATTAGTGCACTTGACACCCACCTTAGTGTAAGCACACTAGCAGGCACACCCGGATACGTCCCTCCCGAGTACTACCAAAGCTTCCGATGCACTGCAAAGGGCGACGTCTATTCATTAGGAGTTGTCCTCCTCGAACTCTTGACAGGGAAACGCCCAACTGATAAAGAGGATTTTGGAGATACAAACTTGGTGGGGTGGGTGAAAATCAAAGTAAGAGAAGGCAAGCAAATGGAGGTCATTGACCCAGATTTGCTTCTAGTGACAAAAGGAACCGatgaagcagaagcagaagaagtAAAAGAGATGATAAGGTATCTGGAAATAACTTTGCAGTGTGTGGACGATTTCCCCTCCAAGAGGCCTAACATGTTGCAGGTGGTTGCCATGCTGAGAGAGCTGATGCCCGAATCAGCCAGTGGAAGCAGCAACAGCACTTGA